A genomic stretch from Sulfurovum riftiae includes:
- a CDS encoding asparagine synthase-related protein, translating into MSGFFGIFYRNAWPVEHHDAEKMLEVISYWDPDKRDVWVRGSVALGHAMLLNTPESKYEHLPLEKDHLVLTMDARIDNREELAREIELPSKPLSEIGDSEFILGAYKKWGEECPKHLLGDFAFAIWDKKKQQLFFARDHVGIKQLHYYIDENVFLFSNDMELFLSLPGSMGIDICLDETKIVEYLRNDDWRLTKRTFIANVSKVLPANYGVINTVTHRVHRYWFPKKTAKIVLGDESYYVESLRRLIEDAVKVRLRSGYSLHAHLSGGLDSSGITTIAARLLKERKEALHVYNWVPKPDHGEEEEYYEWGFSKKLAEMEGMEHTHIRLDVETLTQIFENFNILKNDTADLWYEFPLRAAVKEKNGRVILSGWGGDEFASSYGEGYLNELFLQGKVFRAISKLKEYRENKKHTLFVLLKRCFVLCVVRCLKDVLKFPHRKQSGSTCAMIYANEKLKNFSKNMLFPKESFCATSAKAFFSYQLNRGHIQHRIESWAASSMTEKVEYRYPLLDKRIIEFVMTIPPELFWMNRTPRYIYRKAMEGILPDFVRLHTEKDEPRRVSIYHDLMLKALKCVLDDTKNDKNLYIDVKRLRHDANTLDLDKQGRFYTRMDTIKRLEEVSRAYLLYSTNKAKEYQ; encoded by the coding sequence ATGAGTGGATTTTTCGGAATTTTTTATCGTAACGCCTGGCCTGTGGAGCATCACGATGCTGAAAAAATGCTCGAAGTGATCTCCTACTGGGATCCTGATAAACGTGACGTGTGGGTCCGAGGTTCTGTGGCCCTGGGCCATGCGATGCTCTTGAATACTCCCGAATCGAAATATGAGCATCTACCTCTCGAAAAGGACCATCTTGTTCTTACGATGGACGCCCGTATCGACAACCGTGAAGAGCTTGCACGTGAAATCGAACTTCCCTCCAAGCCTCTTTCAGAGATCGGTGACAGTGAATTTATCCTGGGAGCCTACAAAAAGTGGGGAGAAGAATGTCCCAAACATCTCTTGGGTGATTTCGCTTTTGCAATTTGGGATAAAAAGAAACAACAACTGTTTTTCGCCAGGGATCATGTGGGTATCAAGCAGCTGCATTATTACATTGACGAGAATGTCTTTTTGTTTTCTAACGATATGGAGCTTTTTCTGAGCCTGCCGGGATCTATGGGGATAGATATCTGTTTGGATGAAACGAAAATTGTCGAATACCTGAGAAACGATGATTGGCGATTGACAAAAAGAACTTTTATAGCAAACGTCTCGAAAGTTCTTCCTGCGAACTATGGTGTGATAAATACGGTGACACATCGTGTCCACAGATACTGGTTCCCCAAAAAAACAGCGAAAATCGTCCTGGGTGATGAGAGCTACTATGTCGAATCGCTCAGGCGCTTGATAGAAGATGCGGTAAAAGTACGGTTAAGAAGTGGGTACAGTCTACATGCGCATTTGAGTGGCGGACTCGACTCTTCTGGGATTACCACTATTGCCGCCAGGCTTTTGAAAGAACGGAAAGAGGCGCTGCATGTCTACAACTGGGTGCCTAAGCCAGATCATGGGGAAGAGGAAGAGTATTATGAATGGGGTTTCAGTAAAAAGCTGGCAGAGATGGAGGGGATGGAACATACTCACATCCGGCTGGATGTGGAGACGTTGACACAGATTTTCGAAAATTTCAACATCCTGAAAAATGATACCGCAGACCTTTGGTACGAGTTTCCACTGCGGGCAGCTGTAAAGGAGAAAAATGGACGGGTCATTCTTTCGGGATGGGGAGGTGATGAGTTTGCGTCTTCTTATGGTGAAGGGTATCTCAACGAACTTTTTCTGCAAGGAAAAGTATTTCGAGCCATTTCCAAACTTAAAGAATATAGAGAAAACAAAAAACACACACTGTTCGTACTATTGAAAAGATGTTTTGTTTTGTGTGTTGTAAGGTGTTTGAAAGATGTTTTGAAGTTTCCTCATAGAAAACAATCTGGCAGCACTTGTGCCATGATCTATGCAAATGAAAAGTTGAAAAACTTTTCAAAAAATATGCTTTTCCCGAAAGAGAGCTTTTGCGCTACTTCTGCCAAGGCTTTTTTTTCATATCAGTTGAACCGAGGGCATATTCAGCACCGTATTGAATCCTGGGCTGCATCATCAATGACAGAGAAGGTGGAATACCGGTATCCGTTGCTCGATAAACGAATAATAGAGTTTGTTATGACGATTCCTCCAGAGCTGTTTTGGATGAATCGGACCCCCCGCTATATTTACAGAAAAGCGATGGAGGGTATATTGCCGGATTTTGTCCGCCTCCATACAGAGAAAGATGAACCGAGACGTGTTTCGATATATCATGACCTTATGCTGAAAGCCCTTAAGTGTGTTTTGGATGATACGAAAAACGATAAAAATTTATATATTGATGTAAAGCGTTTAAGGCATGATGCAAACACTCTTGATTTAGACAAACAGGGAAGGTTTTATACAAGAATGGATACAATTAAACGATTGGAAGAGGTTAGTAGAGCTTATTTATTGTATAGTACGAACAAAGCAAAGGAGTATCAATGA